Proteins from a single region of Kluyveromyces lactis strain NRRL Y-1140 chromosome A complete sequence:
- the CTR2 gene encoding low-affinity Cu transporter (some similarities with uniprot|P38865 Saccharomyces cerevisiae YHR175W CTR2) — protein MSSHHHPAEPETGMCSMDMTFNWNTENVCVVFKSWSINSHSQLLFSCLAIFLLSYGYEYLKHHIRLVNQNLSGTLSRRNRVQSSLWYGLQYSISILLMLIYMTYNGYLIAAVLLGAMFGNFHWAQSPAVQLLPCH, from the coding sequence ATGTCTTCTCATCACCATCCAGCAGAACCTGAAACAGGTATGTGTTCTATGGATATGACCTTCAATTGGAACACTGAAAACGTTTGCGTTGTATTCAAATCATGGTCAATCAATTCCCATTCTCAATTGTTGTTCTCATGCCTTGCCATCTTCCTGCTCTCATATGGGTACGAATACCTAAAACACCACATCCGTCTCGTCAACCAAAACCTTTCAGGTACTTTATCTAGACGTAACAGAGTGCAATCGTCGTTATGGTACGGTCTTCAATATTCCATCTCGATTTTATTAATGCTTATCTATATGACTTACAACGGATATTTGATCGCTGCTGTACTCTTAGGAGCAATGTTTGGTAATTTCCACTGGGCACAGTCTCCAGCGGTGCAACTCTTACCTTGCCATTGA